From a region of the Thalassospira sp. TSL5-1 genome:
- a CDS encoding acyl carrier protein, with protein sequence MTTPAMQSREDVYQQLHDYLVDLFEVPSEDISPDARLFEDLDLDSIDAVDLIVKFQELIGKKVPATEFRSVRTVDDVVEKIHALVNA encoded by the coding sequence ATGACCACACCTGCCATGCAAAGCCGCGAGGATGTTTATCAGCAGTTGCACGATTATCTGGTGGATCTGTTTGAAGTGCCCAGCGAAGACATTTCACCCGACGCCCGCCTGTTCGAGGATCTGGACCTGGACAGCATTGATGCCGTGGACCTGATTGTAAAATTTCAGGAACTGATCGGCAAAAAGGTCCCGGCAACCGAATTTCGTTCGGTGCGCACGGTTGACGATGTAGTGGAAAAAATACATGCCCTGGTCAACGCCTAA
- a CDS encoding phosphopantetheine-binding protein: MTTLETELKAFIIETLNLEDLRIEDIDSNEALFVEGLGLDSIDALELGVALQKKYDVRVDAKNDDVKTHFASVHNLAKFIEMSRGQA; this comes from the coding sequence ATGACCACGCTTGAGACCGAACTTAAAGCTTTCATCATTGAAACGCTTAATCTTGAAGATTTGCGCATCGAGGATATCGACAGTAACGAGGCCCTGTTTGTTGAGGGACTGGGCCTTGATTCAATCGATGCCCTGGAGCTGGGTGTCGCCCTGCAAAAAAAATACGATGTGCGCGTTGATGCCAAAAATGATGACGTGAAAACCCATTTTGCTTCGGTGCATAATTTGGCAAAATTCATTGAAATGTCGCGGGGGCAGGCATGA
- a CDS encoding 1-acyl-sn-glycerol-3-phosphate acyltransferase: MDKIPPSRDHRPGNPPNKRGQNRGETFFGGLIVKISQAWRLFATGLAFCIFGIGALLLALTLFPLMMLVLRDRTKRRHAAQLVICRSFRLFCFILDITGVASVAFDGREKLNQAHGKLIIANHPTLLDVVIILAQMDRCQCVVKHQLFRNPFMAGVVRAAGFIRNDDNPEKLVADAACHLRNGDCVMIFPEGTRTASGEILGPLQRGVANIAISAPADLIPVIVHCNHDTLKKGTPWYQIPPTKIHYNVRVGSTIPVTGKTDPSEGRARQARALTAVIKNYFCDRLSHDHA; the protein is encoded by the coding sequence ATGGATAAGATACCCCCGTCCCGTGATCACCGCCCCGGCAATCCTCCCAACAAACGGGGGCAAAACCGGGGTGAGACATTTTTTGGGGGACTGATTGTAAAAATCAGTCAGGCCTGGCGGTTATTCGCCACGGGACTGGCTTTTTGCATTTTTGGCATTGGCGCATTATTGCTGGCCCTAACCCTGTTTCCCCTGATGATGCTGGTTTTGCGCGACCGGACAAAACGCCGGCACGCCGCACAGCTTGTCATATGTCGCAGCTTTCGGCTGTTTTGCTTTATCCTGGATATAACCGGGGTGGCATCGGTTGCATTTGACGGGCGCGAAAAACTCAATCAGGCGCACGGTAAACTGATTATTGCCAACCACCCCACCCTGCTTGATGTGGTGATCATTCTGGCGCAAATGGATCGCTGCCAGTGTGTGGTAAAACACCAGCTGTTTCGCAACCCGTTTATGGCGGGCGTTGTGCGCGCCGCCGGGTTTATTCGCAATGATGACAACCCTGAAAAACTGGTGGCAGATGCCGCCTGCCATTTGCGCAATGGTGATTGTGTCATGATTTTCCCCGAAGGCACGCGCACCGCCAGCGGCGAAATACTGGGGCCGTTGCAACGCGGTGTGGCAAATATTGCAATAAGCGCCCCTGCCGACTTGATTCCCGTGATCGTGCACTGTAATCACGACACCCTGAAAAAAGGCACACCGTGGTACCAAATACCACCCACAAAAATACATTATAATGTTCGTGTCGGATCGACTATACCCGTAACGGGAAAGACAGACCCGTCCGAAGGGCGTGCGCGCCAGGCCCGCGCCCTGACGGCGGTCATAAAAAACTATTTCTGCGACAGGCTAAGCCATGACCACGCTTGA
- a CDS encoding AMP-binding protein: protein MSKSRETVICFEDNTAFDRGMIAADIAKLTTYLGKNNAAANIAIHCQSTRLFLVALAATWLVRGIPVLPASDKQGYLDEIAGSFDLFLNDAAIAAILAEPENRLMAQGHIATLAQNIPAPETCRATFYTSGSTGAPKAIGKTLAQLEAEMALQTPLWQADLTAGCRIWGLVSHQHIYGLLFRVIWPVMTGVPFMARQARFWEDIIPGLGTGDIIIASPAHLQRLHPDLAEAQRPARIFCSGGPLDQKSAGQAHAALGIWPTEILGSTETGGIAWRQQTTTDTPWQPLPDVKTSQNAEGCLMVAAPHINGDNWYHTADRVAFDGLAGQNRFRLLGRADRIVKIEGKRISLDRVETHLRNHDWVENAVALLPDDADNRLGAIVVLTPQGQQHLQAQGAFQTGRSLRSHISHYEEDAALPRRWRFVDTLPTDSQGKKPLHLLRALFAQPAPATPPALLPGIVARSRENDSARLTLRLSPDMLYFQGHFPGSPILPGVVQLHWAVHYAQDAFDIVITAYEVTQLKYRKVITPDDQIHLQLTHDAARGQVKFTYSCLDGDYSSGILKFSQAS, encoded by the coding sequence ATGTCAAAATCCCGCGAGACTGTTATTTGTTTCGAGGATAATACCGCCTTCGACCGTGGCATGATTGCCGCCGACATTGCCAAACTAACAACGTATCTGGGCAAAAATAACGCAGCAGCCAATATTGCCATCCATTGCCAGTCAACCCGCCTGTTTTTAGTTGCCCTGGCCGCAACCTGGCTGGTCCGGGGCATACCCGTGCTGCCTGCCAGCGACAAACAGGGCTATCTTGATGAAATAGCCGGTAGCTTTGACCTGTTTTTAAACGATGCCGCGATTGCCGCCATTTTGGCCGAACCCGAAAACCGCCTGATGGCACAGGGCCATATCGCGACACTGGCGCAAAATATACCCGCCCCTGAAACCTGCCGTGCGACATTTTATACATCCGGTTCCACCGGCGCACCCAAGGCCATTGGCAAAACACTCGCGCAGCTTGAGGCCGAAATGGCCCTGCAAACACCACTCTGGCAGGCAGACCTGACGGCAGGATGCCGCATATGGGGCCTGGTATCGCACCAGCATATTTATGGCCTGTTGTTTCGTGTGATCTGGCCGGTCATGACCGGGGTGCCTTTCATGGCGCGTCAGGCCCGGTTCTGGGAGGATATTATTCCCGGCCTTGGCACTGGCGACATCATCATTGCCAGCCCCGCCCATTTGCAGCGCCTGCACCCGGACCTGGCCGAAGCACAACGACCAGCACGGATATTTTGTTCGGGCGGACCGCTGGATCAAAAATCGGCAGGTCAGGCACACGCCGCCCTTGGCATTTGGCCCACCGAAATTCTCGGCAGTACCGAAACCGGGGGCATTGCCTGGCGCCAACAAACCACCACCGATACCCCGTGGCAGCCGCTGCCCGATGTCAAAACCAGCCAAAATGCCGAAGGCTGCCTGATGGTCGCCGCCCCGCATATTAACGGGGACAACTGGTATCATACCGCCGACCGCGTTGCCTTTGATGGCCTTGCCGGGCAAAACCGTTTTCGCCTTTTGGGCCGGGCGGACCGCATAGTGAAAATCGAAGGCAAACGCATTTCGCTGGATCGGGTGGAAACCCATTTGCGCAACCATGACTGGGTTGAAAATGCCGTTGCCCTGCTGCCCGATGATGCCGACAACCGGCTGGGGGCCATTGTTGTGCTAACCCCGCAAGGCCAGCAACATTTGCAGGCACAGGGTGCGTTTCAAACCGGGCGCAGTTTGCGCAGCCATATCAGCCATTACGAGGAAGACGCCGCCCTGCCGCGCCGCTGGCGTTTTGTGGACACCCTGCCAACAGACAGCCAGGGCAAAAAACCATTGCATTTGCTCCGCGCACTATTTGCGCAACCGGCACCCGCCACGCCGCCCGCCTTATTGCCGGGCATTGTGGCCCGATCACGCGAAAATGATAGCGCCCGGCTAACCCTGCGCCTGTCGCCAGATATGCTTTATTTTCAGGGGCATTTCCCCGGTTCGCCCATTTTGCCGGGTGTTGTGCAATTGCACTGGGCCGTTCACTATGCCCAGGATGCTTTCGATATTGTGATCACGGCTTATGAAGTTACCCAGCTAAAATACCGCAAAGTCATCACCCCGGATGATCAAATTCACCTTCAATTGACGCATGACGCCGCGCGCGGCCAGGTCAAATTCACCTATTCCTGCCTGGATGGCGACTATTCCAGCGGCATCCTCAAATTCTCGCAAGCCAGTTAA
- a CDS encoding beta-ketoacyl synthase chain length factor encodes MQSIPASISRWALWQDHATQPTLTTHLSGGKAAGIDNQDLARGIAPAWRRRLDLFGRASAEVLGQVLDGFPSDDIRNCRVIFSSRHGNIERTLKLLGQIAREEIPSPADFSMSVHNALVGIASINWGITQSHNAISAGNDSFIAALTEGLTQLADAPQSPVVLVYIDLPLPDVYAHNDPKGMKGTAFALRLEAPQTPTTPSDDGMPPVTLEFEPISVPPEKAPDRNATFPCAHACQMADFLAPLQTSAANRQGATCLLTGHSFAWNMVHHG; translated from the coding sequence ATGCAGTCTATCCCGGCTTCTATTTCCCGATGGGCGCTTTGGCAGGACCATGCCACGCAACCGACCCTGACGACACATCTGTCTGGCGGAAAAGCAGCCGGGATTGACAATCAAGACCTGGCGCGCGGCATTGCGCCCGCCTGGCGCAGGCGCCTGGACCTTTTTGGCCGCGCCAGCGCCGAGGTTCTGGGCCAGGTGCTTGATGGCTTTCCCTCCGATGACATTCGCAATTGCCGGGTCATTTTTTCATCGCGACATGGCAATATCGAACGCACCCTGAAACTGCTGGGCCAAATCGCACGCGAGGAAATTCCCTCGCCCGCCGATTTCAGTATGTCGGTGCATAACGCACTGGTCGGCATTGCCTCGATCAATTGGGGCATCACACAATCTCACAACGCCATTTCGGCAGGCAATGACAGCTTCATCGCTGCCCTGACCGAGGGTTTGACTCAACTGGCAGATGCCCCGCAAAGCCCGGTTGTCCTTGTTTATATCGACCTGCCCCTGCCCGATGTTTATGCGCATAACGACCCAAAAGGCATGAAGGGCACTGCCTTTGCCCTGCGCCTGGAAGCCCCCCAAACGCCGACCACCCCGTCAGACGACGGCATGCCGCCGGTCACGCTGGAATTTGAGCCAATTTCCGTACCGCCGGAAAAGGCACCGGACCGCAACGCAACCTTTCCCTGCGCCCATGCCTGCCAAATGGCTGATTTTCTGGCCCCCCTTCAAACCAGTGCCGCAAACCGGCAGGGGGCAACATGCCTTCTCACCGGGCACAGCTTTGCCTGGAACATGGTGCATCATGGATAA